One genomic window of Methanosarcina acetivorans C2A includes the following:
- a CDS encoding HEAT repeat domain-containing protein — protein sequence MQIIENRGIATKKLKSLANSFSNVDDMVFGFSIYGSKPIKVPKDIEYEVSKITIYGKSVELYDEFIEFLKSQTRLEYMRNNKEGREFVENELNKFVYDVFYKKYNHQELNTRIKEILGTIYKPIEAYKVIIPLNFFYTRIPQVFEIGDSLIEKLDLDRIRKDALSSNSGYESFFDRLIEFEGNYCITIYEEGNNLDLVIERARKKASKCLNRLKLYLFKMNYKDYVARSFAISYSAFVYKESSNRFISLYFGHNKETPYTKILDEDCVNNIKYSLSELDKFDLILNNDTRKRIERSIHWFGKAITETDSDVCLVLYCTGLEALLIPEVGGKKGQILALRASLIQKKMLNEVLNPFLLFNIYEIRSDVIHGSSHDITVNDFIEDLKIFVSRILYPFVDFARINSKMNPNEIIRELENFEDILEIFLHLFYHSDDFKNSIDLKKYIMCEKLLTDINLPREKYIEITKGGVKRIQEIPPTILDKFFQATKSDNSNTRSSAVYALGYLEEPSAVDILCEILQNDDSFGVQKHAALALGRIKDQGVISLKPLIESLAHENSAVRVAAAEALGRLGHQEATDALIKSLKDKNADVRATSAESLGFIRNERAFIHLLESLDDENYRVISSVAISLGRYKDHRAIEKLKLTRNKKIFGTKEWIDWALNESKK from the coding sequence ATGCAAATTATAGAGAATAGAGGAATTGCCACTAAAAAGCTAAAATCATTGGCAAATTCTTTTTCTAATGTAGACGATATGGTTTTCGGTTTTAGTATTTATGGTTCTAAACCCATAAAAGTGCCAAAAGACATTGAGTATGAAGTATCTAAAATAACTATTTATGGAAAATCTGTCGAGCTTTATGACGAGTTTATTGAATTTCTTAAATCACAAACTAGGCTTGAATATATGCGTAACAATAAAGAGGGCCGGGAGTTTGTAGAGAATGAGCTGAACAAATTCGTCTATGATGTATTTTATAAGAAATATAATCATCAAGAGCTTAATACAAGGATTAAAGAAATTTTGGGTACTATCTACAAGCCTATTGAAGCTTATAAAGTTATTATTCCTCTCAACTTTTTTTATACTAGGATACCGCAAGTTTTTGAGATTGGAGACTCTTTAATTGAAAAGTTAGATTTAGATCGCATTAGAAAAGATGCACTCTCTTCTAATTCTGGTTATGAATCTTTTTTTGATCGTTTGATTGAATTTGAAGGTAATTATTGTATTACTATTTATGAAGAAGGTAATAACTTAGATTTGGTCATAGAAAGAGCGCGAAAAAAAGCATCCAAATGCTTGAATCGTTTGAAACTATACCTTTTCAAAATGAATTATAAAGATTATGTAGCTAGATCTTTTGCGATAAGTTATTCTGCATTTGTTTATAAAGAATCAAGCAACCGATTCATTTCTTTATATTTTGGACACAACAAAGAAACCCCTTATACCAAAATACTGGATGAAGATTGTGTAAATAACATCAAATATTCCTTAAGCGAATTGGATAAATTTGATTTAATTTTAAACAACGATACAAGGAAAAGGATTGAAAGATCTATCCATTGGTTTGGAAAAGCTATAACTGAAACAGATTCAGATGTTTGTCTTGTTTTATATTGTACTGGTTTAGAGGCTTTGCTAATTCCTGAAGTAGGGGGTAAAAAAGGTCAAATTTTAGCTCTAAGGGCATCATTGATTCAGAAAAAGATGCTTAATGAGGTTTTAAATCCTTTTTTATTGTTTAATATTTATGAGATCAGGTCAGATGTGATTCACGGTTCAAGTCATGATATAACTGTAAACGATTTTATAGAAGACTTGAAAATTTTTGTATCCAGGATTCTTTATCCTTTTGTTGATTTTGCTAGAATTAATTCCAAAATGAACCCAAACGAAATTATTAGGGAATTAGAGAATTTCGAAGATATTTTGGAAATTTTTCTACATCTTTTTTACCACTCAGATGACTTTAAAAACTCTATTGACTTAAAAAAATATATTATGTGTGAAAAATTGTTAACGGATATTAATTTACCGCGTGAAAAGTACATTGAAATCACTAAGGGCGGTGTAAAAAGAATCCAAGAAATACCACCTACAATTCTAGATAAATTTTTTCAAGCGACTAAGAGTGATAATTCTAATACTAGAAGTTCAGCTGTTTATGCCCTGGGTTATTTAGAGGAACCATCAGCGGTAGATATTCTGTGCGAAATTTTACAGAATGATGATAGTTTTGGAGTTCAAAAACATGCTGCTTTGGCTCTAGGTAGAATAAAGGATCAAGGGGTTATTTCGTTAAAACCATTGATTGAGTCTTTAGCTCACGAAAATTCAGCTGTAAGAGTAGCAGCTGCAGAAGCTTTAGGCCGGTTAGGACATCAAGAAGCTACAGATGCACTTATCAAATCACTAAAAGATAAAAATGCTGATGTTAGAGCTACTTCTGCAGAATCTCTCGGTTTTATTAGAAATGAAAGAGCTTTTATTCATTTACTTGAATCGCTTGATGATGAAAACTATAGAGTTATTTCTTCTGTTGCGATATCTTTGGGTAGATATAAGGATCACCGGGCCATCGAGAAGCTTAAACTTACTAGAAATAAAAAAATCTTTGGAACTAAAGAATGGATAGATTGGGCTCTCAATGAGAGTAAAAAATGA
- a CDS encoding tyrosine-type recombinase/integrase, giving the protein MPDLLVLETTKNEIDLLDSFLCDCAVRNFSPRTIASYKSHLNYFLQFYPVSASTNDLKDFLVLLRDERGLSVSTVENYFCSLSTFYEFLVWERVVKENIIPSFRKRYIRYYKEQRHEERQLINLEQMKWLIDSAVDLQIKTMFLVFAKTGIRRQELIDLDRSDVYPKKNMIILKNHHFKRSNRTIFYDEECSFFMNHWIKWRYNHNINNPALFIGPQGGRICRDRVYTVTTEHAEKLGFHDPAGKLEEKFTPHCFRHFFTTWLRRAGCPREYVQELRGDSRKEAIDIYHHITHDELREAYMKYVPKLGIKM; this is encoded by the coding sequence ATGCCGGATCTTTTAGTACTTGAGACTACAAAGAATGAAATAGATCTTCTTGACTCATTCCTTTGTGATTGCGCTGTCCGGAATTTTTCACCCCGGACAATTGCAAGTTATAAGAGTCACTTAAACTATTTCTTACAATTTTATCCTGTTAGTGCAAGTACTAACGATTTAAAAGATTTTTTAGTTTTGCTTAGAGATGAAAGGGGTTTATCTGTTTCTACAGTGGAAAATTATTTTTGTTCCCTTTCCACATTTTACGAGTTTCTTGTATGGGAACGGGTTGTAAAGGAGAATATAATACCTTCTTTCAGGAAACGATATATTAGATACTACAAGGAACAAAGGCACGAAGAAAGGCAGCTTATTAATCTTGAACAAATGAAGTGGCTTATAGATTCTGCAGTAGACCTTCAAATTAAAACAATGTTTCTGGTCTTTGCTAAAACAGGGATTAGACGACAGGAACTCATAGACCTTGACCGTTCAGATGTTTACCCAAAAAAGAATATGATAATCTTAAAAAACCATCATTTTAAGCGGTCTAACAGGACTATTTTTTATGATGAAGAATGTTCCTTTTTCATGAATCATTGGATTAAATGGCGTTATAATCATAATATAAATAATCCTGCTTTGTTTATCGGTCCTCAGGGTGGCAGGATCTGCCGGGATCGAGTATATACCGTTACTACTGAACACGCTGAAAAACTGGGTTTTCATGATCCTGCAGGTAAGCTTGAAGAAAAATTTACTCCTCACTGTTTCAGACACTTTTTTACTACCTGGTTAAGGCGCGCTGGATGTCCTCGAGAATATGTTCAGGAGCTCCGGGGAGATTCCAGAAAGGAAGCAATTGATATTTATCATCACATTACACATGATGAGCTCAGAGAGGCTTATATGAAGTATGTTCCAAAACTTGGAATTAAAATGTGA
- a CDS encoding peptidylprolyl isomerase, protein MAIQKGDFIKLNYTGRFEDGRIFDTTDEELAKKEEIFNPRGLYGGDVVIVGAGHTIEGLDEDLEGKEAGYSSTVTIPPEKAFGLSNSKLVETVSITKFQDRNVHPGLPVELEGKRGVVSRVIGRKVTVDFNSPLAGKTVSYEYTIEKLLEDDVEMIQGLLALYTGMRDMEVEITDGVAKIYVPTGLTFNQRWLMAKNRVVSELFKYAGLKEVQLIEKLTAEAEAPVPAEPEVEAEAEAEAEVEAEVKEETSESHE, encoded by the coding sequence ATGGCAATTCAGAAAGGCGATTTCATAAAGTTAAACTACACAGGTAGGTTTGAGGACGGCAGGATTTTCGATACAACAGACGAAGAGCTTGCAAAAAAGGAGGAAATCTTTAACCCCCGCGGTCTTTACGGCGGAGACGTTGTTATTGTCGGGGCAGGGCACACCATTGAGGGCCTTGACGAGGATCTTGAAGGAAAGGAAGCCGGATACTCCAGCACAGTTACCATCCCTCCGGAGAAAGCATTCGGTCTGAGCAACTCCAAGCTCGTTGAGACCGTTTCCATTACCAAATTCCAGGACAGAAACGTTCACCCCGGCCTGCCAGTCGAGCTGGAAGGCAAAAGGGGGGTTGTCAGCAGGGTTATCGGCCGCAAGGTCACTGTAGACTTTAACAGCCCGCTTGCAGGCAAGACCGTCAGCTACGAGTACACCATTGAAAAGCTCCTTGAAGACGATGTTGAAATGATCCAGGGTCTTCTCGCCCTCTACACCGGCATGCGCGACATGGAAGTCGAGATCACTGACGGTGTTGCAAAGATCTACGTGCCCACAGGCCTGACCTTCAACCAGCGCTGGCTCATGGCAAAGAACAGAGTCGTTTCCGAACTCTTCAAATACGCCGGGCTCAAAGAAGTCCAGCTCATCGAGAAGCTCACAGCCGAAGCTGAAGCCCCTGTTCCCGCAGAACCTGAAGTAGAAGCAGAAGCCGAAGCTGAAGCCGAAGTTGAAGCAGAAGTTAAAGAAGAGACTTCAGAATCCCATGAATAA
- the nikR gene encoding nickel-responsive transcriptional regulator NikR has product MEKKLMRIGVSLPGELLDKFDKTLMKRGYSSRSEGIRDAIRTYNQHYEWMQQIKGARAATISLVYDCSKKGITSTLAKIQHEYIDLITSSVHFHIEEDFCFETIILEGEGEKIVELAEKILSLKGVKHSRLTTMPEVKTE; this is encoded by the coding sequence ATGGAAAAAAAGCTCATGAGAATAGGGGTTTCCCTTCCCGGGGAACTTCTGGACAAGTTCGATAAAACCCTTATGAAGAGAGGATACTCCTCACGCTCTGAAGGTATAAGGGATGCCATAAGGACATATAACCAGCACTATGAATGGATGCAGCAAATAAAGGGCGCAAGAGCTGCAACCATCTCTCTGGTATACGACTGCTCAAAAAAAGGTATAACAAGTACCCTAGCAAAAATTCAGCATGAATATATAGACCTGATAACCTCTTCGGTTCATTTCCACATAGAAGAAGACTTCTGCTTTGAAACGATAATCCTCGAAGGAGAAGGGGAAAAAATAGTAGAGCTGGCTGAAAAAATCCTCAGCCTGAAAGGAGTTAAGCACTCCCGATTGACAACCATGCCTGAAGTGAAGACAGAATAA
- a CDS encoding GNAT family N-acetyltransferase has protein sequence MYLGKIHAKPDIYLKELKKTLWDTAGFFLLRGWEQLENENIETVNDTMLPEIFRIQAEGFKNERHGDIIKCSKKFRNVFYVIKNQDQVIGYCMYHLKPVFSSRGFEKKSVVYSIAVDNKFRNQGFGKKLLEESIKEMKLNGVLSVLLYVNVNNTHAINLYRKTGFFIVKEVENICGENERCYKMEMKLF, from the coding sequence ATGTATCTTGGAAAAATCCACGCAAAACCAGACATCTATTTAAAAGAGCTCAAAAAAACCTTATGGGATACGGCAGGATTTTTTCTCTTAAGAGGATGGGAACAGTTAGAGAATGAAAATATTGAAACTGTCAACGATACCATGCTTCCGGAGATCTTTAGAATTCAGGCAGAAGGGTTTAAAAATGAAAGACATGGAGATATTATCAAATGCTCAAAGAAATTTAGAAATGTCTTTTATGTTATTAAGAATCAGGATCAGGTAATAGGCTACTGTATGTATCACTTGAAACCGGTTTTTTCGTCCAGAGGATTTGAGAAAAAATCTGTGGTTTATTCGATAGCAGTTGACAATAAATTCAGAAATCAGGGATTTGGCAAGAAGCTTCTGGAAGAAAGCATCAAGGAAATGAAGCTTAATGGGGTGTTGTCCGTTCTCCTGTATGTAAATGTAAATAATACTCATGCCATAAATTTATACAGAAAAACGGGTTTCTTTATAGTCAAAGAAGTAGAAAACATATGTGGAGAGAATGAGAGATGTTACAAAATGGAAATGAAACTTTTTTGA
- a CDS encoding GNAT family N-acetyltransferase, whose amino-acid sequence MSFKKLPRDAVGAYLLKEWKSIEKENIVLVDETMLPEIFRIHAESFDSETQKKLQKSSKKLRKIFYVIKSRDKIAGYCTYYLKPELSFKGLKKKSVIQSIAIDKKFRGMGYGKKLLEESIKEMKLNGIASVLLYVNVINTPAIKLYEKMSFQVIKEIEEVCGKQEKCYLMELKLT is encoded by the coding sequence ATGAGTTTTAAGAAACTGCCACGGGATGCTGTCGGAGCCTACCTCTTAAAGGAATGGAAAAGTATCGAGAAGGAAAATATTGTACTTGTAGATGAAACTATGCTCCCTGAGATTTTTAGAATTCATGCCGAGAGCTTTGATAGTGAAACCCAGAAAAAGCTTCAAAAATCCTCAAAGAAACTAAGAAAAATCTTTTACGTAATTAAAAGCCGGGATAAAATTGCAGGTTACTGCACATACTACCTGAAACCAGAACTTTCGTTCAAAGGGCTGAAAAAGAAATCTGTAATACAGTCAATTGCAATTGACAAAAAATTCCGGGGGATGGGCTATGGAAAAAAGCTGCTGGAAGAAAGTATAAAGGAAATGAAGCTGAACGGAATAGCTTCAGTTCTCCTGTATGTAAATGTTATCAATACTCCTGCTATAAAACTATATGAAAAAATGAGTTTTCAAGTGATAAAAGAAATCGAAGAAGTGTGTGGTAAGCAAGAAAAATGCTATTTAATGGAGTTAAAGCTTACCTGA
- a CDS encoding calcium/sodium antiporter: MYLVDILIFVGGLLLLVKGADLFVMSSSWIAERFGVSEFIIGLTLVSIGTSVPELASALTASLEHASGIVIGDVLGSNIANIGLIVSTAALLSNVRTEELMLRRDGYIMLFSLFIFLLSILDFRISRLEALIFLLFYFVYLLFLLDKVKKHEEDIYFEDFMNYFFRFEYIFDLKARIETGIQGRIEGKRKEKITKKCSEETERKNRTEGEIGAKNKTANEIRNEKKSEIRNEIKNIIGIKNETEIEIEKETEIEIEKEIESEIKNPSESSLLKELIKLIVSGIAIVVGAKYFIEQSIFFALLLEIPETLIGISLVAIGTSLPELMVTISAARSGYASIALGNVIGSNITNTLLILGCSGLVNPLTVTKISIYYITPFMLFISLLLLLFIRTGWRIKRTEGVILLLLYCGFMFFIFLLG, translated from the coding sequence GTGTACTTGGTTGACATCCTTATTTTTGTAGGCGGACTGCTGCTGCTCGTAAAAGGAGCAGACCTTTTTGTAATGTCCTCTTCCTGGATTGCGGAGAGATTTGGTGTCTCGGAATTTATAATCGGGCTGACCCTTGTATCGATCGGGACATCCGTACCTGAACTTGCCTCCGCCCTTACTGCGTCCCTCGAACATGCAAGCGGGATAGTTATAGGCGATGTACTCGGGTCAAACATCGCAAATATAGGACTGATTGTCAGCACCGCTGCCCTTCTGTCCAACGTGAGAACTGAAGAGCTGATGCTTCGAAGAGACGGTTACATAATGTTGTTTTCCCTCTTTATTTTTTTACTTTCTATTCTGGACTTCAGAATTTCAAGGCTTGAAGCCTTAATTTTTCTTTTGTTCTACTTTGTCTATCTCCTGTTCCTGCTTGATAAGGTGAAAAAACACGAAGAAGACATATACTTCGAAGATTTTATGAACTATTTTTTCAGGTTTGAGTACATCTTCGATTTAAAAGCGAGAATTGAAACAGGAATTCAAGGGCGAATAGAAGGAAAAAGGAAAGAAAAAATCACAAAAAAGTGCTCTGAAGAAACCGAAAGAAAAAACAGAACAGAAGGAGAAATTGGGGCAAAGAACAAAACAGCCAATGAGATTAGAAACGAAAAAAAATCAGAAATCAGAAACGAAATAAAAAATATAATTGGAATCAAAAACGAAACTGAGATTGAAATCGAAAAGGAAACTGAGATTGAAATCGAGAAAGAAATTGAAAGTGAAATAAAAAATCCTTCTGAAAGCAGTCTTTTAAAAGAGCTTATCAAGCTGATTGTAAGCGGAATAGCTATAGTTGTTGGAGCAAAGTACTTCATAGAGCAGTCAATATTTTTTGCCCTGCTGTTGGAGATCCCGGAAACCCTTATTGGCATAAGCCTTGTTGCAATCGGGACTTCCCTTCCCGAGCTTATGGTAACGATTTCTGCAGCCCGCAGCGGCTATGCCAGCATAGCTCTTGGAAACGTAATAGGGTCAAATATTACGAATACGCTTTTGATTCTGGGTTGCTCGGGGCTTGTCAACCCCCTCACTGTAACCAAAATTAGTATTTACTATATAACTCCCTTCATGCTGTTTATCAGTCTCCTGCTCCTGCTCTTTATCCGCACGGGCTGGAGAATAAAAAGGACTGAAGGAGTTATCCTTCTCCTTCTTTACTGCGGATTCATGTTTTTCATCTTCCTCCTCGGATAA
- a CDS encoding ACT domain-containing protein: MKQNKLTLSILKSMFGICRLDSGSEIPTWVYESSFFSITKTPEELSLVCPESSIPVNIPEKVRTEKGWSCLKVEGPLDFGLTGILAGISKVLADNYISVFAVSTYDTDYILIREKCLKLAVRALEEAGYEVRDKI, translated from the coding sequence ATGAAGCAGAATAAGCTTACTTTGAGTATCCTGAAAAGCATGTTCGGGATTTGTAGACTGGATTCAGGGTCTGAAATCCCCACATGGGTTTATGAGAGCAGTTTCTTTTCAATTACGAAAACCCCTGAAGAACTTTCGTTAGTCTGCCCGGAAAGCAGTATTCCTGTAAATATCCCGGAAAAAGTCCGGACTGAGAAAGGCTGGAGTTGCCTGAAGGTTGAAGGCCCCCTGGATTTCGGGCTCACCGGAATTCTTGCAGGAATTAGCAAGGTTCTTGCTGATAATTATATAAGCGTATTTGCCGTCTCTACATATGATACCGATTACATCCTTATCAGGGAAAAATGTCTAAAACTTGCAGTAAGAGCTCTTGAAGAGGCAGGTTACGAGGTTCGAGACAAGATCTAA
- a CDS encoding winged helix-turn-helix domain-containing protein yields MTEYMNFKIGEAAGALYHRLEEGECSLNQIKNYLSSNGFDSQMALMAIGWLAREDKIVLNRGSNRWSVRLNE; encoded by the coding sequence ATGACAGAGTATATGAATTTCAAGATAGGGGAAGCCGCAGGAGCGCTATATCACAGGCTGGAAGAAGGAGAGTGCAGCCTGAACCAGATAAAGAATTATTTGAGCTCAAACGGCTTTGACTCTCAGATGGCTCTGATGGCCATTGGCTGGCTTGCCAGGGAAGACAAGATTGTCCTCAACAGGGGATCTAACCGCTGGTCTGTCCGGTTGAATGAATAA
- the istB gene encoding IS21-like element ISMac3 family helper ATPase IstB → MNNFTYERLHNNLQYLKLNSIEELLDNYLEIAARDNKTTMEVLDYLFEQEKKHREAVAIERRMKSAVFPVKKTLEEFDFEFQKSIDKKAIEDLATLRFVHNSENVVFLGPPGVGKSHLAIALGIEVAKAGISVYFTNTGNLIEKLKIANREGMLEKKLRDLMKYKVLIIDEIGYLPFDEEGAHCLFQLISRRYEKSSTILTSNKSYGEWGEIFKDHVIAAAVLDRILHHSTTINIKGESYRLKERKKQGIKTGNICQ, encoded by the coding sequence ATGAACAACTTCACCTATGAGAGACTTCACAATAACCTGCAATACCTGAAACTTAATTCTATCGAAGAGCTTCTGGATAACTACCTTGAAATTGCTGCAAGGGACAACAAGACAACAATGGAAGTCCTTGATTACTTGTTTGAACAGGAAAAGAAACACAGAGAAGCTGTTGCAATTGAGAGAAGGATGAAAAGTGCAGTTTTTCCCGTTAAAAAGACTCTTGAGGAATTCGATTTTGAATTTCAGAAATCCATTGATAAAAAAGCAATCGAAGACCTTGCAACCTTGAGATTTGTTCATAATTCAGAGAATGTCGTTTTCCTTGGTCCTCCCGGAGTTGGAAAGTCTCATCTTGCAATCGCTCTTGGGATTGAAGTAGCAAAAGCAGGGATTTCGGTTTACTTTACCAATACAGGAAACCTTATCGAGAAGTTGAAAATAGCAAATCGAGAAGGAATGCTTGAAAAGAAACTAAGGGACTTGATGAAATATAAAGTGCTGATAATTGACGAAATAGGGTATCTCCCATTTGACGAAGAAGGAGCTCACTGCCTATTTCAGCTGATCTCAAGACGGTATGAAAAGAGTTCAACGATCTTGACATCAAATAAATCATATGGAGAATGGGGAGAGATATTCAAGGACCATGTAATAGCGGCTGCTGTACTTGATAGGATTCTCCACCATTCAACTACGATTAACATCAAAGGGGAAAGTTACAGGCTGAAAGAAAGGAAGAAACAGGGAATAAAAACAGGAAATATATGCCAGTAA